GCAGTGGTCCACGTCGGAGGCCTGGAAGACAAGAGCAAGCTGCGCTACGGCCGGGACTCGGTGTACGGCCAATACGGCTATGGGGGCGACACCGACGGTTTCGTCACGGCCACCTCCTGGGGCTATCGCGCCCGGGCCATCCTCGACTACAGCAACGTGATCGCCGGCATCAACTTCAAGCCCAACCTTTCCTGGTCCCATGACGTCAATGGCTACGGGCCCAACGGCCTGTTCAACCAGGGCGCCAAGGCCCTGAGCGTTGGCGTGGATGCCGACTACCGCAACACCTACACCGCCAGCCTCAGCTACACCGACTTTTTTGGCGGGCGCTACAACACCCTGACCGACCGGGACTTCCTCGCGTTGAGCTTTGGCGTGAACTTCTGAACCGGCACAAGAAGGAGCATTTGAATGCGCAAGATGATTCTGCAATGCAGCGCCCTGGCACTGGGGTTGTGGGCGGCCAACCTGATGGCCGCCGTGAGCCCGGAAGAAGCCGCCAAGCTGGGAACCAGCCTGACCCCGGTGGGTGCGGAAAAAGCCGGTAATGCCGACGGCTCGATCCCGGCCTGGACCGGAGGCATTCCCAAGAATGCCGGGGCGGTGGACAGCAAGGGCTTTCTCGCCGACCCGTTCGCCAATGAAAAACCGCTGTTCATCATCACCGCGGCGACGGTGGACAAATACAAGGACAAGCTTTCGGACGGCCAGGTGGCGATGTTCAAGCGCTACCCGGACAGCTATCGGATCCCGGTTTACCCCACTCACCGCAGTGTCGGCCTGCCACCCGAGATCTACGAGTCGGCCAAGCGCAGCGCCTTGAGCGTGACCACTACCAACGACGGCAACGGCCTGGCCAACTTTACCGGCAACCGTTACTACGCCTTCCCGATTCCGAAGAACGGCATCGAGGTGCTGTGGAACCACCTGACCCGTTATCACGGCGGCAACCAGAAGCGCATCGTCACCCAGGTCACCCCGCAGACCAACGGCAGCTACACCTCGATCCGTTTCGAGGAAGAGGTGGCGGCGCCGCAACTGATCCCGGACCTGGACCCGGCCAAGGCAGCCAACGTGCAGAACTTCTTCAAGCAGTCGGTGACCGCCCCGGCGCGGCTGGCGGGCAACGTGCTGCTGGTCCACGAGACCCTGGACCAGGTCAAGGAGCCGCGTTCGGCATGGATCTACAACGCGGGCCAGCGTCGCGTGCGCCGCGCCCCGCAAGTGGCCTACGACGGCCCGGGCACCGCCGCCGACGGCCTGCGCACCTCGGACAACTTCGACATGTTCTCCGGTGCTCCCGACCGTTACGACTGGAAGCTGGTGGGCAAGAAGGAGATGTACATCCCCTACAACAGCTACAAGCTGGATTCCCCGAGCCTCAAGTACGACGACATCGTCAAGGCCGGGCACATCAACCAGGACCTGACCCGCTATGAACTGCACCGGGTGTGGGAAGTGGTGGGCACGGTCAAGCCCAACCAGCGGCACATCTACGCCACTCGGCACATGTACATCGACGAGGACAGCTGGCAGGTGGCCCTGGTGGACCACTATGACGGGCGTGGCCAACTGTGGCGGGTAGCCGAAGGTCATGCGCAGTACTACTACGACCACCAGGTACCGGCCTACACCCTGGAGGCCCTGTATGACCTGAACGCCGGCCGTTACCTGGCCCTGGGCATGAAGAACGAAGAGAAGCACAGCCTGGAGTTCGGCTTTGCCGCCAAGGCGGCCGACTACACCCCGGCGGCCCTGCGCGCCAGCGGAGTGCGCTAGGCGCCTCTTGGGTTGCAGTGGAGTAATGGTCGAGCCGCACGCTCTTGGGGCGTGCGGTTTTTTAGGGCGGCCAGTCCTGGCAAGCGAGCTTGCTCGCCACAGTCGCGGCAATACTGCGTTCCTCTTGACTGGCAGTTATCCGACTGCCTGGTCGGTTTTTTTATGGGGGCTGATCAGCCTGCTGAATACTTCTTCAACTGGCCGGGAGGTCGGGGCTAGGGTGGGGCTACGCTGGCTAAAACTATAAAAAGGCACGCCGCAATGACCGCCATGACTCGTTGTCCAGAGCGTCCCGGGTTCATGCCCCGTTTGTCCTCCCATCATTTTTCCCGCAGCCGCCTGAGCGCGCCGTTGCTGGCCTCCGGTGCGCGGGTCAAGCTGCTTTGCGCGCCTGCCGGCAGCGGCAAGACGGCGCTGCTGGCTGAGTGCCTGCAACAGGCACCAGAGACCTGCCGGGTGAGCTGGTTGCCGTTGTCCGGCGGGCGGCATAGCCCGCAGGGGCTGTGCGCTGCCCTGGCCCAGGCCCTGGGGCTGGAACGCGATGACGAAGCCACGGTGCTGCAGCACCTGGCGCACCTGCAGGCGCCGGCCTGGATCTTCATCGATGACTATTGCCGGGTCGCGGCTGCGGACCTGGACCTGCTGCTCGATCGCCTGCTGAGCCTGGACAACCCGCAGTTGACCTGGTGGCTGGGTTGCCGTCGCCGGCCCCTGTGCAACTGGCCACGCCTGCTGCTGGACGATCAGTTGTTCGAGCTGGACGGCCCGGCACTGGCATTCAGCCAGATCGAGATCGAGCAACTGCTGCAACGGCTGCCGCAACCCCTGTGTGCGCAGACCGCCAGTCGCATTCTGCAACGCAGTGGCGGCTGGTGCGCCGGGGTGCGCATTGCCTTGCTGGAAGGCAGCGAGCTGACGATTCAGCCCTGCAAGCCGGGGCGCCCCAATACCTTGCTGGAGTACCTGGAGCACGAGCTGTTCAGCGTGCTGCCGGCGGAGCTGGCGCAAGTCTGGCAAGTACTGGCGCACCTGCCACGTTTCAACGCCGAGCTGTGCGAGCATCTGTTCGGCGTCGGGGAGGGGGCCCAGTACCTGCGGACCTTGCAGGACATGGCCTGCTTCATCGAACCCTGGGACGGTGGCGGCGACTGGCTCCAGGTGTTTCCGCCGCTGGCCCGGCTGATGCGCGACGAGGCCTGGCCGGGCGGGCGCTCCTGGCATCGCCGGGCCTGCCAGTGGTTCATTGCCCAGGAGGATTGGCAGTCGGCCTTTGAGCAGGCGCTGCGGGCCGAAGAGTATGAAGTCGCGGTCAGCCTGCTGGAGCATTTCAGTTTCGAGTTCCTGTTCCAGCAGGACAATGCGCTGCTGTTGCTGCAACTGCATGAGCGCCACGGTGGCGAACTCTTGCTGGTGTCGCCGCACCTGGTGGGGCTGCTGGTTGCGGCCATGCTGTTTGCCGGGCGCTTCGAGCAGGCGGGGCAGTGCATGGCGCAGATGGCCCGGTTCGCCCCCCAGCCCTCCGCAGCTCAGCAGCGTCAGTTGCTGGCCCGCTGGCAGGCACAGCAGGGCTGGCTGCTGCACCTGAGCGGGCGGATGACGGCGGCGCGGCAGCATTTTATCGAGGCCCTGGATGAGCTGGCGGACAGCGCCTGGACCACCCGCCTGCTGTGCCTGTCGGGGCTGACCCAGCAGGCCCTGCTGGGTGCGGAGCTGGATGTGGCCCAGGCCCTCAATCGTGAAGCCCTGTGCCTGGCCCGGGCCCAGGATGCCCAGCTGTTCGAAGGCCTGCTGGAACTGGACCATGCCCAGTTGCTGGAGCAAAGGGGCGCGCCGCATCGGGCCCAGAGCCTGCTGGAGCAGGTCTGTGAGCGCTTGTCGATGCAGGCGCTGCGGGCGACCCCGCTGCTCGGTCGCATCGCCCTGCGTCTCGGTCGCCTGGCCTTGCGCCAGGGGCATGCAGAGCAGGCGGCCGGCTACTTTCGCAGCGGCCTCGAGGATTGCCTGCTGAGCCACGACAAGCGTGCCTTGTATGGTTTCCTCGGCCAGGCCCAACTGGCGGCCAACCAGGGTGATTATGCCCAGGCCTTCGTGCGCCTGCGGGATGCGGAGCGGCTGATGCAGCAGCGGCAGATTCCCGACACGGTGTACCGGGGCGTGCTGTTGCAGGTCAGCAGCCAGCTCTGGCTGCAACAGGGGCGACCGGAGCTGGCTCAGGAGGCCTTGAGCCGCTTGCTCCGGCACTTTCGCGGCCCCCAGGCGCTACAGGCGCCACCGGCCACCCTGGAGTTGATTCCGGGGATCGAATACCTGCTGGTGCTGGCCGAGGTGCACCTGGGGCGGGCCCAGGCGCCGATCGCTACCTTGCAGGGGCTGCTGGCCCGGGCCCAACGCCACGGCATGCAGGGGTTGGAGGCCGAGGTGCAACTGGCCCTGGCCGAGGTCGCCCACCTGCAAGGCAACCCGGCGCTGGCGCAGGAAGCATTGCAGGCGGGGCAGGCACTGGTGCAGCGATGCAACCTGCCGCAGGCACTGCACGAACTGCGCCTGCGGCAACCACTCTTGCTGGCTGCGGGGGAAGCGCTGCAGACGCCATCATCGGCAGGCCCCCTGGAAAACCGCGAAAGCCTGCTCAGCCTGCGGGAACTGCAAGTGCTGCAACTGATCGCTCAGGGCTGTTCAAACCAGCAGATCGCCGAGCAATTGTTCATTTCCCTGCATACCGTGAAGACCCACGGGCGCCGGATTCACAGCAAACTGGGGGTGGAGCGGCGTACCCAGGCGGTAGCCAAGGCCCAGGCCCTGGGGCTGATGAGTTGAGCGCTAGCGGTTATTGCGGCTGATAACCCATGCGCCAGCTCACTGCAGAGCTGGCCGCCAGCAGACGTTGGGCTGCGGGCCCATGTTCATCGGCGTGGAACAGCGACGTCGGCCCTACCACGGTCAGCACCGCGGCGATTTTGCCGGTGGCATCGAACACCGGCGCCGACAGGGCATCGACACCGGGCATCAGCAAACCGTGGACATGGTGCAGCCCGCGCTGGCGAATCTGCTCGGCCAGGGCATCGTGCACCTGCTTGTCGGCCAGGGCGTGGGGGCTGCCGGTTGCCAGTTCCTGCTGGCGCAGGTCGAGGGTTTCGCGCTGTGGCAGGTAGGCGTTGAACACCAGCCCGGTGGATGAACTGAGCAGTGGCAGCACCGAGCCCAGTTGAGTGACCACGGTCACCGCCCGCACCGCCGGTTCGATATGCACCACCGTCGCGCCCTGGTTGCCCCACACCGCGAGGAAGCAGGTTTCGTTCAATTCGTCCCGCAGTTCCGCCAGGGGCAGGGTCGCGACTTTCAGTACGTCCATGCTGCTCAGGGCGGCCAGGCCTACCCGCAGGGCTTCGCGGCCCAGGCCGTAGTGATTGGTAGCGCTGTTCTGTTCGGCAAAGCCGCTGGCAATCAAGGCCTGCAGGTAGCGATGCACCTTGCTTGCCGGCATCTGCACATGTTCGGCCAGGCGCGAAAGGGAAGTGGCCGGCGACAGTTCGGCCAGGGCCTTGAGGATGTCGGTACCGACCTCGGCCGAGCGGACTTTCTGTTTACCGGTGCTGTCGCTGATGCTGCGCGGCTTTTCCATGGAGGCATTGGGGTCCCGTGACAAGTGGCGGTCTTTATAGCTTGACGCTCCTGGGCAATCAAATTACGTTATGCGTAATTGGATTACGATAAAAATAACCCAGGCGTGCCGATAGCTCTTGTAAGGGAGTGGTGGCCCCTGCCTATTCCAACTTCCAGGAGGCTCCATGAACCTCGATTCTTCGGCGTCGGCCCTCAGCTACCAATCGGGCTTTGGCAACGAATTTGCCAGCGAGGCCCTGCCAGGGGCGCTGCCCGTCGGCCAGAACTCCCCGCAAAAAGCCCCTTACGGCCTGTACGCCGAACTGTTTTCCGGCACCGCCTTCACCATGACCCGCAGCGAAGCCCGGCGTACCTGGATGTACCGCATCCAGCCCTCGGCCAAGCACCCGGCTTTCGCCAAGCTTGCGCGCCAGCTGGCAGGCGGCCCCCTGGGTGAGGTCACCCCCAACCGCCTGCGCTGGAGCCCCCTGCAGATTCCTGGTGAAGCCACCGATTTCATCGACGGCCTGGTGGCCATGGTGGCCAACTCGGCGGCGCAGAAGCCGGCGGGTATCAGCGTCTATCACTACCGTGCCAACCGCTCGATGGAGCGGGTGTTCTTCAATGCCGATGGCGAGCTGCTGCTGGTGCCGGAGCTGGGCCGCCTGCGCATCGTCACCGAACTGGGCATGCTGGACCTGGAGCCATTGGAAATCGCCGTGCTGCCTCGCGGGCTGAAATTCCGCATCGAACTGCTGGACCCGCAAGCCCGCGGCTACGTCGCCGAGAACCACGGCGCGCCGCTGCGCCTGCCGGACCTTGGGCCGATTGGCAGCAACGGCCTGGCCAACCCCCGGGATTTCCTGGCCCCGGTGGCTCATTACGAAGACCTGCGCCAGCCCACCACGCTCGTCCAGAAGTACCTCGGCGAGCTCTGGGGCTGCGAGCTCGACCATTCGCCACTGAACGTGGTGGCCTGGCACGGCAACAACGTGCCGTACAAATACGACCTGCGTCGTTTCAACACCATTGGCACCGTCAGCTTCGACCACCCGGACCCGTCGATCTTCACCGTATTGACCTCGCCCACCAGCGTGCCGGGCCTGGCCAACCTGGACTTCGTGATCTTTCCGCCACGCTGGATGGTGGCCGAGAACACCTTCCGTCCACCGTGGTTCCACCGCAACCTGATGAACGAGTTCATGGGCCTGATCCAGGGTGCCTACGATGCCAAGGCCGAAGGCTTCCTGCCCGGCGGCGCGTCGCTGCACAGTTGCATGAGCGCCCACGGCCCGGACGGCGAAACCTGCACCAAGGCGATCAACGCCCAGTTGCAGCCGGCCAAGATCGACAACACCATGGCCTTCATGTTCGAGACCAGCCAGGTGCTGCGCCCGAGCCAGTTCGCCCTGGAGTGCCCAGAGCTGCAGAACGACTACGATGCTTGCTGGGCCTCGCTGCCCGTCACCTTCAACCCGAATCGGAGATAACCCATGACCTTGCCCACCATCACCCGTAGCTGGGTCGAGTCCGCCAACGGTCACCCCGACTTCCCGTTGCAGAACCTGCCCCTGGGCGTCTTCAGCACCCAGGGTTCGGCGCCCCGCAGCGGGGTCGCCATTGGCGAACAGATTTTCGACCTGGAAGCGGCGCTGGATGCCGGGCTGTTCGAAGGCCAGGCCCAGGCTGCGGTGCAGGCGGCCCGTGGCGGCCAGCTGAATGCGTTCTTCGAACTCGGCCGCCCGGCCCGGGTCGCCTTGCGCGAACGCCTGCTGGAACTGCTCGGCGAAGGCAGCAGCCTGCGCGGCAAGATCGAGGCCCAGGGGGCGAAACTGCTGCCCCAGGCCGCGGACTGCCAGATGCACCTGCCGGCTAAGATCAACGATTACACCGACTTCTATGTGGGCATCGAACACGCGCAGAACGTCGGCAAGCTGTTCCGCCCCGACAACCCGCTGCTGCCCAACTACAAGTACGTGCCGATCGGCTATCACGGTCGCGCCTCCACTATCCGTACCTCCGGTGCCGACGTGCGCCGGCCCAAGGGCCAGACCCTGCCGGCCGGGCAGTCCGAACCGACCTTCGGCCCCTGCGCGCGCCTGGACTACGAACTGGAGCTGGGCATCTGGATCGGCCAGGGCAACGAGATGGGCGAGCCCATCGCCATTGGCGACGCCGCCGAACACATCGCCGGGTTCTGCCTGCTCAACGACTGGTCGGCGCGGGATATCCAGGCCTGGGAATACCAGCCGCTGGGCCCATTCCTGTCGAAAAGCTTCATCACCAGCATTTCGCCCTGGGTGGTGACCGCTGAGGCCCTGGAGCCGTTCCGCCAGGCTCAGGCCCCGCGCCCTGAAGGCGACCCGCAACCGCTGCCGTACCTGCTGGACAAGCGCGACCAGGCCGGCGGTGGCTTCGACATCGAATTGGAAGTGCTGCTGACCACTCGCACCATGCGCGAGCAGGGCCTGCCGGCACACCGCCTGACCCTGAGCAACACTCGGTACATGTACTGGACCGTGGCGCAGATGGTTGCGCACCACAGCGTCAACGGCTGCCAGTTGCAGGCTGGCGACCTGTTCGGTTCGGGCACCTTGTCCGGCCCGCAGAACGGCCAGTTCGGCAGCCTGCTGGAGATCACCGAAGGCGGCAAGAAACCCATCGAACTGGCGTCCGGCGAGGTGCGCAAGTTCCTCGAGGACGGCGATGAAATCATCCTGCGCGGGCGTTGCAGCCGTGAGGGTTTCGCCTCCATCGGCTTCGGCGAATGCCGTGGCACGGTCCAGCCGGCACGTTAAGGGAGAGCCCCCATGCAGCTCTATACCTACTACCGCTCCACTGCGTCCTACCGGGTGCGCATCGCGCTGGCCCTCAAGGGCCTGGAGTTCCAGGCCATACCGGTCAATCTGCTGGTGCCCAAGGGCGGTGCGAATCGCCAGCCGGAGTACCTGGAGATCAACCCTCAGGGCCGGGTGCCGGCCCTGCGGACCGATGAAGGCGACCTGCTGATCCAGTCGCTGGCAATCATCGAGTACCTGGAGGAGCGTTATCCACAGGTGCCGCTGCTGTCCACGGACCTGGTCAGCCGCGCCCGGGAACGGGCGGTTGCCGCGATCATCGGCTGCGACATTCATCCGCTGCACAACTCCAGCACCCAAAACCTGCTACGGGAATGGGGCCATGAGGAAGCGCAACTGCTGGTGTGGATCGACCACTGGATCAGCCAGGGGCTGGCGGCCCTGGAGCAACTGATCGGCGACCAGGGCTTCTGTTTTGGCGATGAGCCGGGGCTGGCCGATGTGTTCCTGATTCCCCAGCTGTATGCGGCCGAGCGTTTCAAGGTGTCCCTGGACGCCTATCCGCGGATCCTCCGGGTCGCGGCCCTGGCCGCCGAGCACCCGGCGTTCCAGGCTGCGCACCCGGCCAACCAGCCAGATACGCCAGCCTGAACCTGCACGCTGCCCGGTATCCGGGGTAGCGTGGCATCTGCATCACCCAGGCCCCGCAACGGGGCCTGAGCGGTCACCGCCTGTGACCTGCGCAACACTGCTGCCCATAACCATAAAAAACCGAACAGGTACTTTGCGATGCAAAATCAGATTGCCAGCTTTCGTGCTGCGCTCGACGCCCGCCCGGTGTCCCGCTACCAGTGGTTGCTCTTGTTGCTTCTCGCCTTGCTGCTGGTCACCGATGGCTACGACGCCCAGGTCCTGGGCTATGTGGTGCCGGCCCTGGCCCAGGACTGGGGGCTGGAGAAGGCCGCCTTCGGCCCGGTGTTCAGCGCTAACCTGCTGGGCCTGACCCTGGGGTCCCTGGCGGTGACGCCCCTGGCGGACCGTTTTGGCGTGCGCCGGATCCTGCTCTGTTGCGTGCTGATCTACGCCAGCCTCACGGTGCTGATGGTGTTCGCCAATTCCCTTGAAAGCCTGATGGCCGCCCGTTTTATCTGTGGCATCGGCATGGGCGGGGCGATGCCCAGCGCGATGGCGCTGATGTCCGAATATTCGCCGCCGCGCCTGCGCACCCTGATGGTGACCCTGGCCGCCTGCGGTTTCTCCTTTGGCGGCGCGGCGGGTGGTTTCGTTGCCGCCGGGTTCATCGATCGCTTTGGCTGGGAAGCGGTGTTCCTCGCCGGTGGCATCACGCCACTGCTGCTGTTTCCTTTCCTGCTCTGGCGCCTGCCCGAATCGCTGCCGCGCCTGCTGCGGGACGCGCCGCCCTATGCGCGGCTGCGCAAGGTCACCGCACAGATGCTCCCGGACTGGCAACCGCCGGCCGCAGTGCTCAACAGCGGTGAGCAGGTGGACAGCAAGCTCACGGTGCTGGAGCTGTTCCGCCATGGCTATGCACGGCCGACCTTGCTGATCTGGGCGACCTTTTTCGTCAGCCTGATCCTGCTGTATTTCATGATCAGCTGGTTGCCGACGCTGCTGCTGGAGAGTGGCCTGGCCCTGAGGCAGGCCAACCTGGTGACTTCGATGTTCCTCTTCGCCGGCACCCTCGGCGCGATCTGCATGGCCTGGTTCGCCGACCGCCTGAAACGCAAGGTGCGCCTGCTGGCCGCGGTGCTCAGCGCCGCCGCACTGTGCACCGTGCTACTGGGGTTGAACCACGACAACCCGCGCTACCTGGTGGTGTTCGTGTTTGCCGCGGGCTTCTGCATCATCGGTGGCCAGTTGACCCTGAATGCCTTCGCCAGCAACTTCTACCCGGCCCAGGTGCGCGCCACCGGCACCGGCTGGGCTTTGGGCGTGGGGCGTTTCGGTTCGATCCTCGGTCCGCTGTTCGGCAGCATGCTGCTGGCGATGCATATTCCGGTGCAGCAGATTTTCTTCTTCTGCGCGATTCCGGCCCTGCTTGCGGCGTTGTTGATCATCCAGGTGCGTTCGCCCCTGGCGTCGGCCTCAAGTGAGGCGGGGCCGGCCGCGCAACGGCAGGCCCCGCTCAAGTCCTGAGGGGCAGGGTGCTTCAGCGTGCCAGGTGCTTGATCATCGGCACGCAGGCCAGGGTCAGGCCCCGGGGCGACTGGTACTGAGCGATGCGCTCACCGACAAAGCCGCAACGGCGATAAAAGTCGGCGGCATTGAGGGTCGAATCCAGGATCAGGTGGGGCAACTCGGCCTCCAGCGCCCGTTCTTCGAGGTACTCCATCATCTTGCGGCCGATACCACGTCCCATGTAGGCCGGGTCGACGAACACCGCGTCGACCTGCCCGGTCTCCAGGTCGAGCATGCCGCTGGCGGTCACCTGATTGTCGATGACCGCGACATGGCCGGTGTTTTCCACCACTTCGATGAAGTAGTCGCTCAGTTCGCCAGCCGTCCAGACCTGGAGGTCCGCTTCGGGGTAGTGGCCGGCGCACTGCTGGTTGATGGCCTGGTTGCGAATGTCGAAGACTCGTTGTGCGTCGGCGCCGTGGGCTTTTCTGATGAGCATGCTGTGTCCGTTCCCTGGGGTTAGCCGCCCATCCTGCCAGAGCCCGAGCGCTGCTGTCATGCGGCCCTGGCCTGTATCAGCAACAGCCCCCAGCCGGTGGGCAGGGTGCCGTCGGCGCATTGCAAGTGCCGGGTGGCGTCGTGCAGTTCCTGCTTCATCCTGGCGCGGTTGGCAGGGCTCAGGCGATCCAGGTCGTAGGTGTCGCCAAGGGCAACCCAGAGTTCCTCGAAGGTTGGCGTCCAGGGCAGGTCCAGGTCTTCGAAGTGCAGCGCGGTGAAGTGCCGGCCCAGCAGTTGCCGCCAGCCATCCTCCGACTGCGCCCGTGGGTCCACTAGGGGCAGGTGCGCCAGGTGGTCGCGTCGGGCGGCGGCGCGGAACACCTGCAGGTAGTGCTGGCCCAGTTCCCCGAGGAGAAATTCCCGGCCGACCACCGCTGACAGTTGGCCGCCCGGGACCAGCACTCGATGAGCCTCCTGCAGCACCTGCTCGATATCGCTCATGAGCATCAGCGCCAGGTGCGAAAGCACCGCGTCGACGCTGGCGCTGGCGAGGGAAAGGGCTTGCGCCCGCTCCTCCAGCAGCAGGCCCCGGCCCGCCAGGCGCACATGGGCCGCCTGTAATTCGGTGGCGCTCATGTCGACCCCGAGCAACCGTGCCGTGGGGTGGTGCCTGGCCAGCAGGTCGAGCAGGAAACCGTCGCCGCAACCCAGGTCCAGCACCCGCGCCTCGGGTGGTAGGGCCTTGAGGGTGGTTGCCAGTATGTCGTAGGAGGAACCACGCCCCGCCAGGCTCAGCCCGGCGAAGGCCGGTGGCGTGGTGCCGGGGTGGCGCTGGTGGAAATCCTGGAGGAAGCGTTCGGCGCTGTTCATGCTTTTTCATCCTTGCAGCAGGCGGGTGAGCGGCGGGCATTGTTGCACGGCAGGCGCGGAACCGCGGGAGGATTCAGTGCACGATGGTATTAGGCGGCAGGTGCCCGAGGCGTTCGGTCAGGCGCAGGCGCTGGATCGGATCGTCGCTGAGCAGCAGGGCGTGCTCCAGGTCGAAGCGTTCGGCATTCGGGCATTCCAGGCGCTGGTAGAGGCTGGCCCGGGCCAGGTAGTCGGCGGCGCTGCCGTTGCCGATTTCCAGGACCCGTTCGGCATTGATCAGGGCCCCCAGATGGTCGTCGTAGGACAGGTGCAACTGGCGCAGGTTGCGTGACAGGCGTTGGAACATCTGCAGCGGTTCGGCGCTGGCCAGGTGCTCGGCGCTGAGTTTGATATGGGCGCCGTACTGGCGCTGCAGCAGTTCCCGGCAATCGTTGGGGTACAGCCGCCGCCCGCCGCACGGGTCCAGCAGGTGGTCGGCACCGGGCACCCGCAGCAGGAAGTGCCCGGGAAAGTTCACCCCCGCCAGCGGCACCTGCAGCCGCTGCGCCAGCTCCAGAGCGATCAGGGCCAGGGCCAGGGGCTGGCCGCGCCGACGCTCCAAGACCTTGTCCATCAGCGCAGCCTGGGGCCGCAGGGGCAGGTGTTCGTCCTGCTGGAAACCCAGGTCGTTGAGCCGGCGCAACAGCGGTTGGCCGAGCTCATTCGCCGGCAGCGTCGGCAGGCTGCTGCCCACTTGCTGCTGCAGTTGCTTGAACTCCTCCAGCAACAGGCCGGGCACCACCTGGGGATCATGCTCGGCAGCAATCCAAAGGGCAGCTTCCAGCAGGGCGGGTGGCGAGCGGTGCAGACAGGCGAAAAAAGCTTGGCGCGGGTTCATCTCGATCTCCGACGGATGCCTCGTTTTAGCCTCGTGACGAAGCTTCGTCCAGTGTTGAAATGCGTGGTAGCAGGTTATTTCCCAAAGCCTGCAAAAACCCGGGGCTTATTCCTGCGCGGCGCAGCAAATTCCAGGCGCAAGCCTATACTGGCGTCTACAAGAAGTGATTCGGGAGCCCGTCGATGTTCGCTCTCATGCACAGCACCCGCCTTGAATCGCTGCACCTCAGCGTCGACCCCTGTACCGGGTTGAAGGCCGTGATCGCCATCCACGACAGCCGCCTGGGGCCCGCCCTGGGCGGCTGTCGTTACCTCGCCTACCCCGACGACAGCAGTGCCGTGACGGATGCTGCGCGCCTGGCCCAGGGCATGAGCTACAAGGCCGCCCTGGCCGGCCTGCCCCAGGGCGGCGGTACCGCCGTGATCATCCGCCCCGCCCATGTGGAAAGCCGCGCCGCCCTGTTCGAAGCCTTTGGCCGATGCGTCGAGCAACTGGACGGGCGCTACATCACCGCCATCGACAGCGGTACCTCGGTGGCCGACATGGACTGCATCGCCCAGCAGACCCGTTACGTCACCAGCACCAGTGCCGCGGGCGACCCTGCCCCCCATGCCGCCATGGGAGTGTTCGCCGGCATACGCAGCACCGCCATGGCGCGCCTGGGCAGCGACAACCTGGAAGGCCTGCGGGTGGCGATCCAGGGGCTGGGCAATGTCGGCTATGCCCTGGCCGAACAGTTGCACGCTGCCGGGGCGGAGTTGCTGGTCAGCGATATCGATGCCGGCAAGGTGCAACTGGCCATGGAGCAACTGGGCGCCCATCCCATC
The DNA window shown above is from Pseudomonas protegens CHA0 and carries:
- a CDS encoding DUF1329 domain-containing protein: MRKMILQCSALALGLWAANLMAAVSPEEAAKLGTSLTPVGAEKAGNADGSIPAWTGGIPKNAGAVDSKGFLADPFANEKPLFIITAATVDKYKDKLSDGQVAMFKRYPDSYRIPVYPTHRSVGLPPEIYESAKRSALSVTTTNDGNGLANFTGNRYYAFPIPKNGIEVLWNHLTRYHGGNQKRIVTQVTPQTNGSYTSIRFEEEVAAPQLIPDLDPAKAANVQNFFKQSVTAPARLAGNVLLVHETLDQVKEPRSAWIYNAGQRRVRRAPQVAYDGPGTAADGLRTSDNFDMFSGAPDRYDWKLVGKKEMYIPYNSYKLDSPSLKYDDIVKAGHINQDLTRYELHRVWEVVGTVKPNQRHIYATRHMYIDEDSWQVALVDHYDGRGQLWRVAEGHAQYYYDHQVPAYTLEALYDLNAGRYLALGMKNEEKHSLEFGFAAKAADYTPAALRASGVR
- a CDS encoding LuxR C-terminal-related transcriptional regulator gives rise to the protein MTAMTRCPERPGFMPRLSSHHFSRSRLSAPLLASGARVKLLCAPAGSGKTALLAECLQQAPETCRVSWLPLSGGRHSPQGLCAALAQALGLERDDEATVLQHLAHLQAPAWIFIDDYCRVAAADLDLLLDRLLSLDNPQLTWWLGCRRRPLCNWPRLLLDDQLFELDGPALAFSQIEIEQLLQRLPQPLCAQTASRILQRSGGWCAGVRIALLEGSELTIQPCKPGRPNTLLEYLEHELFSVLPAELAQVWQVLAHLPRFNAELCEHLFGVGEGAQYLRTLQDMACFIEPWDGGGDWLQVFPPLARLMRDEAWPGGRSWHRRACQWFIAQEDWQSAFEQALRAEEYEVAVSLLEHFSFEFLFQQDNALLLLQLHERHGGELLLVSPHLVGLLVAAMLFAGRFEQAGQCMAQMARFAPQPSAAQQRQLLARWQAQQGWLLHLSGRMTAARQHFIEALDELADSAWTTRLLCLSGLTQQALLGAELDVAQALNREALCLARAQDAQLFEGLLELDHAQLLEQRGAPHRAQSLLEQVCERLSMQALRATPLLGRIALRLGRLALRQGHAEQAAGYFRSGLEDCLLSHDKRALYGFLGQAQLAANQGDYAQAFVRLRDAERLMQQRQIPDTVYRGVLLQVSSQLWLQQGRPELAQEALSRLLRHFRGPQALQAPPATLELIPGIEYLLVLAEVHLGRAQAPIATLQGLLARAQRHGMQGLEAEVQLALAEVAHLQGNPALAQEALQAGQALVQRCNLPQALHELRLRQPLLLAAGEALQTPSSAGPLENRESLLSLRELQVLQLIAQGCSNQQIAEQLFISLHTVKTHGRRIHSKLGVERRTQAVAKAQALGLMS
- a CDS encoding IclR family transcriptional regulator — its product is MEKPRSISDSTGKQKVRSAEVGTDILKALAELSPATSLSRLAEHVQMPASKVHRYLQALIASGFAEQNSATNHYGLGREALRVGLAALSSMDVLKVATLPLAELRDELNETCFLAVWGNQGATVVHIEPAVRAVTVVTQLGSVLPLLSSSTGLVFNAYLPQRETLDLRQQELATGSPHALADKQVHDALAEQIRQRGLHHVHGLLMPGVDALSAPVFDATGKIAAVLTVVGPTSLFHADEHGPAAQRLLAASSAVSWRMGYQPQ
- the hmgA gene encoding homogentisate 1,2-dioxygenase, with the protein product MNLDSSASALSYQSGFGNEFASEALPGALPVGQNSPQKAPYGLYAELFSGTAFTMTRSEARRTWMYRIQPSAKHPAFAKLARQLAGGPLGEVTPNRLRWSPLQIPGEATDFIDGLVAMVANSAAQKPAGISVYHYRANRSMERVFFNADGELLLVPELGRLRIVTELGMLDLEPLEIAVLPRGLKFRIELLDPQARGYVAENHGAPLRLPDLGPIGSNGLANPRDFLAPVAHYEDLRQPTTLVQKYLGELWGCELDHSPLNVVAWHGNNVPYKYDLRRFNTIGTVSFDHPDPSIFTVLTSPTSVPGLANLDFVIFPPRWMVAENTFRPPWFHRNLMNEFMGLIQGAYDAKAEGFLPGGASLHSCMSAHGPDGETCTKAINAQLQPAKIDNTMAFMFETSQVLRPSQFALECPELQNDYDACWASLPVTFNPNRR
- the fahA gene encoding fumarylacetoacetase: MTLPTITRSWVESANGHPDFPLQNLPLGVFSTQGSAPRSGVAIGEQIFDLEAALDAGLFEGQAQAAVQAARGGQLNAFFELGRPARVALRERLLELLGEGSSLRGKIEAQGAKLLPQAADCQMHLPAKINDYTDFYVGIEHAQNVGKLFRPDNPLLPNYKYVPIGYHGRASTIRTSGADVRRPKGQTLPAGQSEPTFGPCARLDYELELGIWIGQGNEMGEPIAIGDAAEHIAGFCLLNDWSARDIQAWEYQPLGPFLSKSFITSISPWVVTAEALEPFRQAQAPRPEGDPQPLPYLLDKRDQAGGGFDIELEVLLTTRTMREQGLPAHRLTLSNTRYMYWTVAQMVAHHSVNGCQLQAGDLFGSGTLSGPQNGQFGSLLEITEGGKKPIELASGEVRKFLEDGDEIILRGRCSREGFASIGFGECRGTVQPAR